A stretch of the Cellulomonas sp. WB94 genome encodes the following:
- a CDS encoding ABC transporter permease, translating to MTAPPRGTAAAPGPSSRALALQPIKWRTPALYGGIAVVSLVLFGLLPASGKSTTFTFATGTDFFKIAPVEVHSKTTAIALTLVALACAVVSLLATRTRRHVGPWLPIVFGLAEVFAFLTWAVADKVNPLPVTGLLAGSLFLATPLVFGSLSGLLCEHSGIINIAIEGQLLAGAFMAAVVATLTQNAYLGLLAAPVAGVLVGLLLVLFSIKYRVDQIIVGVVLNVLVVGVTSYLFSTVLKVNAATWNSPPRLPILSIPGLSKIPIIGPVLFQQTALVYVMYIVVAVLQLMLFRSRWGLRMRAVGEHPKAADTVGIKVNRTRMRNTLLGGAVAGLGGAFFTVAAGLAFGKEMTGGKGFIALAAMILGRWSPKGALAAALLFGFADNLQVVLGIIGTPIPSQIMLMTPYAVTIFAVAGLVGRVRAPAAEGIPYVK from the coding sequence GTGACCGCACCGCCGCGGGGAACCGCGGCCGCACCCGGGCCGTCGTCCCGCGCTCTGGCGCTCCAGCCGATCAAGTGGCGCACGCCCGCCCTGTACGGGGGCATCGCCGTCGTATCGCTCGTGCTGTTCGGCCTGCTGCCCGCCAGCGGGAAGTCGACCACGTTCACGTTCGCGACCGGGACGGACTTCTTCAAGATCGCCCCCGTGGAGGTGCACTCGAAGACCACGGCGATCGCCCTGACCCTGGTGGCTCTCGCGTGCGCGGTCGTCTCGTTGCTGGCGACCCGGACCCGTCGGCACGTCGGGCCATGGCTCCCGATCGTGTTCGGCCTGGCCGAGGTGTTCGCGTTCCTCACCTGGGCGGTCGCCGACAAGGTCAACCCGCTCCCGGTCACCGGGCTCCTCGCCGGTTCGCTCTTCCTCGCCACCCCGCTCGTCTTCGGGTCGCTCTCCGGGCTGCTGTGCGAGCACTCGGGCATCATCAACATCGCGATCGAGGGTCAGCTGCTGGCGGGGGCGTTCATGGCCGCCGTCGTGGCCACGCTCACGCAGAACGCGTACCTCGGTCTCCTCGCGGCCCCCGTCGCGGGCGTCCTCGTCGGGCTCCTCCTGGTCCTGTTCTCGATCAAGTACCGGGTCGACCAGATCATCGTCGGCGTCGTGCTCAACGTGCTTGTGGTCGGCGTCACCAGCTACCTGTTCTCGACGGTGCTCAAGGTCAACGCCGCGACGTGGAACTCCCCGCCGCGGCTGCCCATCCTGTCGATCCCCGGGCTCTCGAAGATCCCGATCATCGGCCCGGTGCTGTTCCAGCAGACCGCCCTGGTCTACGTCATGTACATCGTGGTCGCGGTGCTGCAGCTCATGCTCTTCCGGAGCCGGTGGGGACTGCGGATGCGGGCGGTCGGCGAGCACCCCAAGGCGGCCGACACGGTCGGCATCAAGGTCAACCGCACGCGCATGCGCAACACGTTGCTCGGCGGGGCCGTGGCCGGCCTCGGTGGGGCGTTCTTCACGGTGGCTGCCGGGCTGGCGTTCGGCAAGGAGATGACGGGCGGCAAGGGGTTCATCGCCCTGGCCGCCATGATCCTCGGCCGGTGGAGCCCCAAGGGTGCTCTCGCAGCCGCCCTGCTGTTCGGGTTCGCCGACAACCTGCAGGTCGTGCTCGGCATCATCGGCACCCCGATCCCCAGCCAGATCATGCTGATGACGCCGTACGCCGTGACGATCTTCGCCGTCGCCGGCCTGGTCGGACGCGTCCGCGCACCGGCCGCCGAGGGCATCCCCTACGTGAAGTGA
- a CDS encoding ABC transporter ATP-binding protein, whose product MKLELRGITKRFGSLVANDHIDLVVAPGEIHALLGENGAGKSTLMNVLYGLYDPDDGEVLIDDAPVRFAGPGDAMAAGIGMVHQHFMLIPVFTVAENVVLGHEPVRGAGGVIDLAGARKLVREISDRFGFDVDPDALVENLTVGAQQRVEIIKALSRNANILILDEPTAVLTPQETDELIGIMRQLKAAGTSIVFITHKLREVRAVADVITVIRRGKVVGSAPPTAPETELASLMVGRAVDLGVAKTPAEPGEVALKVTGLSVIDHAGVLQLDDVSFEVARGEILAVAGVQGNGQTELAEAILGLQKPVAGSILLDGDELVGAGVRDTLHAGVGFVPEDRSTDGIIEPFSVAENLILDLHDQPPFATGISLDPTKVAANATQRADEFDVRLTSVQDPIKTLSGGNQQKVVLAREMSRPLRLLIASQPTRGLDVGSIEFVHKRIIAERDNGTPVLIISTELDEVLALGDRILVLYRGRIVGIVGPGTHRDVLGLMLAGVPLDEAEAHAAEHHTVLGEADLRAAEEENS is encoded by the coding sequence GTGAAGCTGGAACTGCGGGGGATCACCAAGCGCTTCGGCAGCCTCGTGGCCAACGACCACATCGACCTTGTGGTCGCCCCTGGCGAGATCCATGCGCTCCTCGGGGAGAACGGGGCCGGCAAGAGCACCTTGATGAACGTGCTCTACGGCCTCTACGACCCGGACGACGGTGAGGTCCTGATCGACGACGCGCCGGTCAGGTTCGCCGGCCCGGGCGACGCCATGGCCGCGGGCATCGGCATGGTCCACCAGCACTTCATGCTGATCCCGGTGTTCACGGTCGCGGAGAACGTCGTCCTCGGGCACGAGCCCGTCCGCGGTGCCGGCGGCGTCATCGACCTGGCTGGTGCGCGCAAGCTCGTCCGCGAGATCTCCGACCGGTTCGGGTTCGACGTCGACCCCGACGCCCTCGTCGAGAACCTCACCGTCGGTGCCCAGCAGCGCGTCGAGATCATCAAGGCGCTGTCGCGCAACGCCAACATCCTCATCCTCGACGAGCCCACCGCGGTGCTGACCCCGCAGGAGACCGACGAGCTCATCGGCATCATGCGCCAGCTCAAGGCGGCCGGGACGTCGATCGTCTTCATCACCCACAAGCTCCGCGAGGTGCGCGCCGTCGCCGACGTCATCACCGTCATCCGCCGCGGCAAGGTCGTCGGGAGCGCGCCACCGACCGCGCCCGAGACCGAGCTGGCCTCGCTCATGGTCGGCCGCGCGGTCGACCTCGGCGTCGCCAAGACGCCGGCCGAGCCGGGTGAGGTGGCCCTGAAGGTCACCGGCCTGTCGGTGATCGACCACGCGGGGGTGCTCCAGCTCGACGACGTGTCCTTCGAGGTCGCGCGCGGCGAGATCCTGGCGGTCGCGGGCGTCCAGGGCAACGGGCAGACCGAGCTCGCCGAGGCGATCCTCGGGCTGCAGAAGCCCGTGGCAGGGTCGATCCTCCTCGACGGCGACGAGCTGGTCGGGGCAGGCGTCCGGGACACGCTGCACGCCGGGGTGGGCTTCGTCCCTGAGGACCGCTCGACCGACGGCATCATCGAGCCGTTCTCGGTCGCGGAGAACCTCATCCTCGACCTGCACGACCAGCCCCCGTTCGCGACCGGGATCTCGCTCGACCCCACGAAGGTCGCCGCGAACGCCACGCAGCGTGCCGACGAGTTCGACGTGCGGCTGACCTCGGTCCAGGACCCGATCAAGACCCTCTCGGGCGGCAACCAGCAGAAGGTCGTGCTCGCCCGGGAGATGTCCCGCCCGCTGCGGCTGCTGATCGCGTCGCAGCCCACGCGCGGCCTGGACGTCGGCTCGATCGAGTTCGTCCACAAGCGGATCATCGCCGAGCGCGACAACGGGACGCCGGTGCTCATCATCTCGACCGAGCTCGACGAGGTCCTCGCCCTGGGGGACCGCATCCTGGTCCTCTACCGCGGCCGCATCGTCGGCATCGTGGGCCCGGGAACCCATCGTGACGTGCTCGGGCTCATGCTGGCGGGCGTGCCGCTCGACGAGGCCGAGGCCCACGCAGCCGAACACCACACGGTCCTCGGCGAAGCCGACCTCCGTGCCGCCGAGGAGGAGAACTCGTGA
- the deoC gene encoding deoxyribose-phosphate aldolase, with the protein MSNPLDSLALAQFVDHTLLKPEATAADVRALVAEGVRLGVYAVCVSPSFLPIDAHGLKVATVVGFPSGKHRSAIKAAEAARAVADGADEVDMVIDIGAAKARDFESIREDIAMVRAAAPAPTVLKVIIESAALSDHEIVETSRAAEAAGADFVKTSTGFHPAGGATARAVEIISATVGGRLGIKASGGIRTTADALAMVQAGATRLGLSGTAAILDGFPVGTRPGSD; encoded by the coding sequence ATGAGCAATCCGCTCGACTCGCTCGCACTGGCTCAGTTCGTCGACCACACCCTCCTCAAGCCCGAGGCCACTGCGGCCGACGTCCGCGCGCTCGTCGCGGAGGGCGTCCGGCTCGGCGTGTACGCGGTCTGCGTCTCGCCGTCGTTCTTGCCGATCGACGCCCACGGTCTCAAGGTCGCGACCGTCGTCGGCTTCCCGTCCGGCAAGCACCGCAGCGCCATCAAGGCTGCCGAGGCAGCCCGGGCCGTCGCGGACGGCGCCGACGAGGTCGACATGGTCATCGACATCGGGGCCGCCAAGGCGCGGGACTTCGAGTCGATCCGCGAGGACATCGCCATGGTCCGCGCCGCCGCCCCCGCACCGACGGTGCTCAAGGTCATCATCGAGTCTGCGGCGCTGAGCGACCACGAGATCGTCGAGACCAGCCGCGCGGCCGAGGCCGCAGGTGCGGACTTCGTCAAGACGTCGACGGGCTTCCACCCCGCGGGGGGAGCGACGGCACGTGCCGTCGAGATCATCTCCGCGACGGTCGGTGGCAGGCTCGGCATCAAGGCGTCGGGCGGCATCCGCACGACGGCGGACGCCCTCGCGATGGTCCAGGCAGGCGCGACCCGGCTGGGACTGTCGGGCACGGCGGCCATCCTCGACGGTTTCCCGGTGGGCACCCGCCCCGGGAGCGACTGA
- a CDS encoding thymidine phosphorylase: MSEQFDAVDVIRTKRDGGRLSDGQIDWVLDAYTRGAVAEEQMSALAMAILLNGMDRAEIARWTAAMIASGERLDFSGLSRPTADKHSTGGVGDKITLPLAPLVAVFGVAVPQLSGRGLGHTGGTLDKLESIPGWRAALTNDEMMAQLEDVGAVICQAGSGLAPADRKLYALRDVTGTVEAIPLIASSIMSKKIAEGTGSLVLDVKVGSGAFMKDATRARELARTMVELGTDAGVLTVALLTDMSTPLGLTAGNALEVRESVEVLAGGGPSDVVELTVALAREMLSAAGRPDVDPAAALADGRAMDVWRRMIAAQGGDPDATLPVARESEQVLAEADGVLDSLDALAVGVAAWRLGAGRARKEDPVQAGAGVELHAKPGDRVRAGQPLLTLHTDTPERFARAREALEGAIGISAAGSVAAASPRALVLDRIAAS, encoded by the coding sequence ATGAGCGAGCAGTTCGACGCGGTCGACGTGATCCGCACCAAGCGGGACGGCGGTCGCCTCTCCGACGGTCAGATCGACTGGGTCCTCGACGCGTACACGCGCGGTGCCGTGGCCGAGGAGCAGATGTCGGCGCTGGCCATGGCCATCCTGCTCAACGGGATGGACCGGGCCGAGATCGCTCGCTGGACCGCGGCGATGATCGCGAGCGGCGAGCGCCTGGACTTCTCCGGGCTGTCGCGCCCGACGGCCGACAAGCACTCCACGGGCGGCGTCGGCGACAAGATCACACTGCCGCTCGCACCGCTCGTCGCCGTGTTCGGCGTCGCCGTGCCGCAGCTGTCCGGACGCGGTCTGGGCCACACCGGTGGGACGCTCGACAAGCTCGAGTCCATCCCCGGCTGGCGTGCCGCGCTGACGAACGACGAGATGATGGCGCAGCTCGAGGACGTCGGTGCCGTCATCTGCCAGGCGGGGTCGGGGCTCGCACCCGCGGACCGCAAGCTGTACGCGCTGCGGGACGTGACAGGCACGGTCGAGGCGATCCCGCTCATCGCGAGCTCGATCATGAGCAAGAAGATCGCCGAGGGCACGGGCTCCCTCGTGCTCGACGTGAAGGTCGGGTCGGGGGCCTTCATGAAGGACGCGACGCGGGCCCGCGAGCTCGCGCGCACGATGGTCGAGCTCGGGACCGACGCGGGCGTCCTGACGGTCGCGCTGCTCACCGACATGTCGACACCGCTCGGGCTCACGGCCGGGAACGCGCTCGAGGTGCGGGAATCGGTCGAGGTGCTCGCCGGTGGGGGACCGTCCGACGTGGTCGAGCTGACGGTGGCGCTGGCGCGCGAGATGCTCTCGGCGGCGGGGCGTCCGGACGTGGACCCGGCTGCGGCGCTGGCCGACGGTCGCGCGATGGACGTCTGGCGCCGGATGATCGCGGCCCAGGGCGGGGACCCGGACGCGACCCTGCCGGTCGCGCGCGAGAGCGAGCAGGTGCTCGCTGAGGCCGACGGCGTGCTCGACTCGCTCGACGCGCTGGCCGTCGGGGTCGCCGCGTGGCGGCTCGGTGCCGGCCGGGCGCGCAAGGAGGACCCGGTGCAGGCGGGCGCCGGCGTCGAGCTGCATGCGAAGCCGGGCGACCGGGTGCGCGCGGGCCAGCCGCTCCTCACGTTGCACACGGACACCCCGGAGCGGTTCGCGCGCGCCCGGGAAGCGCTCGAGGGCGCGATCGGGATCAGCGCCGCCGGTTCGGTGGCTGCCGCGTCGCCCCGTGCGCTCGTGCTGGACCGGATCGCGGCGTCGTAG
- a CDS encoding adenosine deaminase — MMSAPGLFAGFPKVLLHDHLDGGLRPATILELAAEIGHDLPASDPTELADWFVTAASAGSLQEYLDTFSHTLAVMQTVGNLHRVAREAAIDLAADGVVYAEQRYAPEQHQRRGLSLQQVVDAVQEGFEEGVAEAALHGRTIRIGTIITAMRHADRGDELAALAIANRYNGVVGFDIAGAESGFLPSRHASAFQTLRDASFPTTVHAGEAGGLESIAEAVHLAGTQRLGHGVRIMDDVQLLDAGTPGVQARGRFGLLAHWVRDRRIPLEICPSSNVQTGAAASIARHPATLLKRLGFAVTINTDNRLQSGTSLTRELTLLAEQAAWTVADVCDVTVTAAQHAFLHHDEREDLIDRVILPAFAADTIGRHRA; from the coding sequence ATGATGTCTGCGCCCGGGCTGTTCGCCGGCTTTCCCAAGGTGCTGCTCCACGACCACCTCGACGGCGGGCTGCGACCCGCCACGATCCTCGAGCTGGCCGCTGAGATCGGCCACGACCTACCCGCGAGCGACCCGACCGAGCTCGCTGACTGGTTCGTCACGGCCGCCAGCGCCGGGTCGCTCCAGGAGTACCTCGACACGTTCTCGCACACCCTCGCCGTCATGCAGACGGTCGGGAACCTCCACAGGGTGGCTCGCGAGGCGGCGATCGACCTTGCGGCGGACGGCGTCGTGTACGCCGAGCAGCGGTACGCGCCCGAGCAGCACCAGCGGCGCGGGCTGTCCCTGCAGCAGGTCGTCGACGCCGTCCAGGAGGGCTTCGAGGAAGGCGTCGCCGAGGCCGCGCTGCACGGGCGCACGATCCGCATCGGAACGATCATCACGGCGATGCGACACGCGGACCGCGGAGACGAGCTCGCAGCGCTCGCCATCGCCAACCGGTACAACGGCGTCGTCGGTTTCGACATCGCCGGAGCAGAGTCGGGGTTCCTGCCGTCCCGTCACGCGTCGGCCTTCCAGACGCTTCGCGACGCGAGCTTCCCGACGACGGTCCACGCTGGCGAGGCCGGGGGGCTCGAGTCGATCGCGGAGGCGGTTCACCTCGCCGGGACGCAGCGGCTCGGGCACGGCGTGCGGATCATGGACGACGTCCAGCTGCTCGACGCGGGCACGCCGGGCGTGCAGGCCCGGGGACGGTTCGGGCTGCTCGCGCACTGGGTGCGGGACCGGCGGATCCCGCTCGAGATCTGCCCGTCGTCCAACGTCCAGACCGGGGCCGCCGCGTCGATCGCCCGGCACCCCGCGACCCTGCTCAAGCGGCTCGGCTTCGCCGTGACGATCAACACCGACAACCGGCTGCAGTCGGGGACGTCCCTCACGCGCGAGCTGACGCTCCTCGCCGAGCAGGCCGCCTGGACCGTCGCCGACGTGTGCGACGTCACGGTGACGGCCGCGCAGCACGCATTCCTCCACCACGACGAGCGCGAGGACCTCATCGACCGGGTCATTCTCCCGGCCTTCGCAGCAGACACCATCGGAAGGCACCGCGCATGA
- a CDS encoding ABC transporter permease, which produces MSHSAAAPAPTPAPAPAPEVAAPEPSRSETLLREMLQSSWLVTTLAIVLALVISGVLIAAADEAVQSSATYLFARPGDFLSAAWHAVSNAYVALFQGSIFDTGAPTFVRAIRPITETMTVAVPLILAGLGLGIGFRAGMFNIGAQGQIILGGIFGGYVGFTFNLPVGLHVLVAALGAAIGGGLWAGIAGFLKARTGANEVIVTIMLNNIAVYLVGYLLTTSAFQRPGSNNPISPPLKSSALYPLLLGGQFRLHAGFFVAIAASVGVWWLMDRSTIGFRFRAVGANSKAARTAGISVNANYVWVMVVAGALAGLAGSAQVLGTEKVLTAGVAASFGFDAITVALLGRSKPLGTFLAGLLFGALRAGGFAMQARTGTPIDIVLVVQSLIVLFIAAPPLVRSVFRLSTPGLSRRASRTVKEVAA; this is translated from the coding sequence GTGAGCCACTCTGCAGCCGCACCGGCACCCACGCCCGCGCCGGCTCCCGCACCTGAGGTGGCCGCGCCGGAGCCCTCGCGCAGCGAGACGCTCCTGCGCGAGATGCTCCAGAGCAGCTGGCTGGTCACGACCCTCGCGATCGTTCTCGCCCTCGTGATCTCCGGTGTCCTCATCGCGGCCGCCGACGAGGCGGTCCAGTCGAGCGCCACGTACCTGTTCGCCCGGCCGGGAGACTTCCTGTCCGCAGCCTGGCACGCGGTGTCCAACGCGTACGTCGCCCTGTTCCAGGGATCCATCTTCGACACCGGCGCTCCGACGTTCGTCCGCGCGATCAGGCCGATCACCGAGACGATGACCGTGGCGGTCCCGCTCATCCTCGCGGGCCTCGGCCTCGGGATCGGCTTCCGGGCCGGCATGTTCAACATCGGCGCGCAGGGCCAGATCATCCTCGGCGGGATCTTCGGCGGCTACGTCGGGTTCACGTTCAACCTCCCCGTCGGGCTGCACGTCCTGGTCGCGGCGCTCGGTGCCGCGATCGGCGGCGGCCTCTGGGCCGGCATCGCGGGCTTCCTCAAGGCGCGCACGGGTGCCAACGAGGTGATCGTCACGATCATGCTCAACAACATCGCCGTGTATCTCGTCGGCTACCTGCTCACCACGTCGGCGTTCCAACGACCGGGCAGCAACAACCCCATCTCGCCGCCGCTGAAGTCCAGCGCGCTGTACCCGCTGCTGCTGGGCGGGCAGTTCCGGCTGCACGCCGGGTTCTTCGTGGCGATCGCTGCCTCGGTGGGCGTGTGGTGGCTCATGGACCGGTCGACGATCGGCTTCCGCTTCCGGGCGGTCGGGGCGAACTCGAAGGCCGCGCGGACCGCCGGGATCTCGGTCAACGCGAACTACGTCTGGGTCATGGTCGTCGCGGGTGCGCTCGCCGGCCTGGCCGGCTCGGCGCAGGTGCTCGGGACCGAGAAGGTGCTGACAGCCGGCGTCGCCGCGAGCTTCGGGTTCGACGCGATCACCGTCGCGCTGCTCGGCCGGTCGAAGCCGCTCGGCACGTTCCTCGCCGGGCTCCTGTTCGGTGCGCTGCGGGCCGGCGGGTTCGCGATGCAGGCCCGGACCGGCACGCCGATCGACATCGTGCTCGTCGTGCAGTCCCTGATCGTGCTGTTCATCGCGGCGCCGCCGCTCGTCAGATCCGTGTTCCGGCTCTCGACCCCCGGGTTGTCCCGTCGGGCCAGCCGCACCGTCAAGGAGGTCGCCGCGTGA
- a CDS encoding cytidine deaminase, with amino-acid sequence MTIEIDWEALRAAARDVMSHAYAPYSHFPVGAAALVDDGRIVVGCNVENASYGLTLCAECALVSALHVSGGGRLVAFACVDAHGTALMPCGRCRQLLWEHGGPGLLVETVSGIKPMTEVLPDAFGPDDLVERGNS; translated from the coding sequence ATGACCATCGAGATCGACTGGGAGGCCCTGCGGGCCGCCGCACGTGACGTGATGTCGCACGCGTACGCCCCGTACTCGCACTTCCCGGTGGGTGCCGCGGCGCTCGTGGACGACGGGCGGATCGTCGTCGGCTGCAACGTCGAGAACGCGTCGTACGGCCTGACGCTGTGCGCCGAGTGCGCCCTCGTGTCGGCGCTGCACGTCAGCGGTGGCGGCCGGCTCGTCGCGTTCGCGTGCGTCGACGCCCACGGCACCGCGCTCATGCCGTGCGGGCGTTGCCGCCAGCTCCTGTGGGAGCACGGCGGGCCCGGCCTGCTCGTCGAGACGGTGAGCGGGATCAAGCCGATGACCGAGGTGCTGCCCGACGCGTTCGGGCCGGACGACCTGGTGGAACGAGGGAACTCATGA
- a CDS encoding BMP family ABC transporter substrate-binding protein yields MKKIIQVAALGAATALVLTACASAPTATTTTAPSAGATTAAAVSYKACMVSDAGGFEDKSFNQSGAEGLDKAKADLGIEEVKVESTADTDFTPNVDNLVSQDCNLIIGVGFNLAGAIQTAANANKTIDFALVDSAFSDADFKPVTLENGKPLLFNTQEAAFLAGYVAAGTSKTGKVATFGGMQLPSVSIFMDGFSDGVAKYNADFGKTVAVLGWDKAAQTGSFTGDFDNQANGQNLAKGFIDQGADVIMPVAGPVGLGAAAAAKAAGNVMIVGVDADWYNTAPEYKSIILTSVIKEIGQSVYDTVKQGADGQYTSEPYVGTLANKGIDIAPFHDLDAQVPADVKTKVTALKASIIDGSLKVDSPSAN; encoded by the coding sequence GTGAAGAAGATCATCCAGGTGGCCGCGCTCGGCGCAGCCACCGCGCTCGTGCTGACCGCGTGTGCCAGCGCGCCCACGGCCACGACCACCACCGCACCGAGCGCAGGCGCGACGACCGCGGCTGCCGTCAGCTACAAGGCCTGCATGGTCTCGGACGCCGGCGGGTTCGAGGACAAGTCCTTCAACCAGTCGGGTGCAGAGGGCCTTGACAAGGCCAAGGCCGACCTCGGCATCGAGGAGGTCAAGGTCGAGTCCACCGCGGACACCGACTTCACGCCCAACGTCGACAACCTCGTGTCGCAGGACTGCAACCTGATCATCGGCGTCGGCTTCAACCTCGCCGGCGCGATCCAGACCGCGGCCAACGCGAACAAGACCATCGACTTCGCGCTCGTCGACAGCGCCTTCTCCGACGCGGACTTCAAGCCCGTCACGCTGGAGAACGGCAAGCCGCTGCTCTTCAACACGCAGGAGGCCGCATTCCTCGCCGGCTACGTCGCCGCGGGCACCTCGAAGACCGGCAAGGTTGCCACGTTCGGCGGCATGCAGCTCCCGTCCGTCTCGATCTTCATGGACGGCTTCTCCGACGGCGTCGCGAAGTACAACGCGGACTTCGGCAAGACCGTCGCGGTCCTCGGCTGGGACAAGGCCGCGCAGACCGGCTCGTTCACCGGTGACTTCGACAACCAGGCCAACGGGCAGAACCTCGCCAAGGGCTTCATCGACCAGGGCGCGGACGTCATCATGCCCGTCGCCGGTCCGGTCGGGCTCGGCGCCGCTGCGGCTGCCAAGGCCGCCGGCAACGTCATGATCGTCGGAGTGGACGCCGACTGGTACAACACGGCGCCCGAGTACAAGTCGATCATCCTGACCTCGGTCATCAAGGAGATCGGCCAGTCCGTCTACGACACCGTCAAGCAGGGTGCCGACGGCCAGTACACCTCGGAGCCGTACGTCGGCACGCTCGCGAACAAGGGCATCGACATCGCCCCGTTCCACGACCTCGATGCGCAGGTCCCCGCGGACGTCAAGACCAAGGTCACCGCGCTCAAGGCCTCGATCATCGACGGCAGCCTCAAGGTCGACTCGCCGAGCGCCAACTGA
- a CDS encoding amidohydrolase, translated as MPSDAASLIPRVDALRAELVAIRRDLHAHPELARTETRTTRVVADRLRAAGLSPHLLPGSGLVCDIGPTPVATGRRRVALRADLDALPLQDTTGLAWSSTVPGVAHACGHDVHTVGVLGAGLVLAELAAAGELATGVRLIFQPAEEVQPGGSLDVIAAGALDGVSQIFAVHCDPKVDVGQVGTRIGPITSASDEVAVTLTGPGGHTSRPHLTGDVVFALGQVVTQVPAILGRRLDPRSGVNLTWGEIHAGTAHNAIPARGTVRGTLRCLDVRAWEKASEVFHDAVRQVVEPYEVEAEVTHQRGVPPVENGERATAVLEAAARDVLGESSVLLTEQSLGGEDFAWYLTKVPGSMARLGTRRPGGRSYDIHQGDLRIDERAIDAAVLLLARVAMLAGRA; from the coding sequence GTGCCCTCCGACGCTGCCAGCCTGATCCCTCGCGTCGATGCGCTCCGTGCGGAGCTCGTCGCGATCCGCCGCGACCTGCACGCGCACCCCGAGCTCGCGCGCACCGAGACCCGCACCACGAGGGTCGTCGCCGACCGGCTGCGGGCGGCCGGGCTCTCACCGCACCTGCTGCCCGGGTCGGGGCTCGTGTGCGACATCGGGCCGACCCCGGTCGCCACGGGACGTCGCCGGGTCGCGCTGCGGGCCGACCTCGACGCGCTGCCCCTCCAGGACACGACCGGTCTCGCGTGGTCCTCGACCGTGCCGGGCGTCGCGCACGCCTGCGGTCACGACGTCCACACCGTCGGCGTGCTGGGTGCGGGCCTCGTGCTCGCCGAGCTCGCCGCCGCGGGTGAGCTCGCGACCGGGGTGCGGCTCATCTTCCAGCCGGCCGAGGAGGTCCAGCCGGGCGGCTCGCTCGACGTGATCGCCGCGGGGGCGCTGGACGGCGTCAGCCAGATCTTCGCGGTGCACTGCGACCCGAAGGTCGACGTCGGCCAGGTCGGCACCCGCATCGGTCCCATCACGTCGGCGTCCGACGAGGTCGCCGTGACCCTGACCGGTCCCGGCGGGCACACCTCGCGTCCCCACCTGACGGGCGACGTGGTGTTCGCGCTCGGACAGGTCGTCACCCAGGTCCCGGCGATCCTCGGGCGCCGGCTCGACCCGCGCTCGGGGGTCAACCTGACCTGGGGCGAGATCCACGCCGGGACGGCACACAACGCGATCCCCGCCCGGGGGACGGTGCGCGGCACGCTGCGGTGCCTCGACGTCCGGGCGTGGGAGAAGGCGTCGGAGGTCTTCCACGACGCGGTCCGGCAGGTCGTCGAGCCGTACGAGGTCGAGGCCGAGGTGACCCACCAGCGCGGGGTCCCGCCGGTCGAGAACGGCGAGCGGGCGACCGCCGTGCTCGAGGCCGCGGCCCGCGACGTCCTGGGGGAGTCCTCGGTGCTGCTGACCGAGCAGTCACTCGGCGGCGAGGACTTCGCGTGGTACCTGACCAAGGTCCCCGGGTCCATGGCCCGGCTCGGCACCCGCAGGCCGGGGGGGCGCTCGTACGACATCCACCAGGGCGACCTGCGGATCGACGAGCGGGCGATCGACGCCGCGGTCCTGCTTCTCGCCCGCGTGGCCATGCTCGCCGGGCGCGCCTGA
- a CDS encoding cellulose binding domain-containing protein — protein sequence MDGWKVSWTMADGQTFGTMWGAAPTTDGRSVTAASLSWNAQLEPGASATFGVAGSTTADPTTLTASCGRSS from the coding sequence ATCGACGGGTGGAAGGTCTCCTGGACGATGGCGGACGGGCAAACGTTCGGGACCATGTGGGGAGCGGCTCCGACCACGGACGGCCGGTCGGTGACCGCGGCGAGCCTGTCGTGGAACGCCCAGCTGGAGCCGGGTGCGTCGGCGACGTTCGGCGTCGCGGGGTCCACGACGGCCGACCCGACGACGCTCACCGCGTCGTGCGGGCGGAGCAGCTGA